The Cucumis melo cultivar AY chromosome 6, USDA_Cmelo_AY_1.0, whole genome shotgun sequence genome includes a region encoding these proteins:
- the LOC103483234 gene encoding probable membrane-associated kinase regulator 6, translating into MNCKGLMDDPRPLAVESFSTSWLLNVKQSYDATSKVMDYKIVKPSRLLDETQSFKFNTSIHPSVLVSHADELFFDGSVRPVYISHTTGASNTSDFVSAELDSSLSSLTSSPAIENRCHSGKWRKTLCMLQKSLGCLSPICHKVDPAEVNWVDDIKQKSCDIRNQRQSPRVSPQSNIGPSSGDWCHLENSIYEAILHCKKSIGNDSSDQN; encoded by the exons ATGAATTGCAAAGGTCTTATGGATGACCCCCGACCTCTAGCAGTTGAAAGCTTTTCTACCAGTTGGCTTTTGAATGTGAAGCAGTCCTATGATGCCACATCCAAAGTGATGGATTATAAGATTGTTAAGCCTTCAAGGTTACTGGATGAAACCCAAAGCTTCAAATTCAACACTTCAATCCATCCATCCGTTCTTGTATCCCATGCTGATGAACTTTTTTTTGATGGCTCTGTCAGACCAGTTTATATAAGCCACACAACAGGAGCCTCCAATACATCTGATTTTGTTTCAGCTGAGCTCGATTCTTCACTCTCTTCTTTAACTTCTAGTCCAGCCATAGAAAACAGATGTCATTCTGGAAAATGGAGGAAAACATTATGTATGCTACAGAAGTCTTTAGGATGTCTCAGTCCCATATGCCATAAAGTAGACCCGGCTGAAGTTAACTGGGTTGATGACATTAAACAAAAATCCTGTGATATTAGGAATCAACGCCAATCCCCACGAGTATCTCCACAAAGCAACATTGGCCCCTCATCAGGTGATTGGTGCCATCTAGAGAACTCAATTTATGAAGCGATACTTCACTGCAAAAAATCAATAG GGAATGATAGCTCGGACCAAAATTAA